Proteins encoded within one genomic window of Prauserella marina:
- a CDS encoding aminoglycoside phosphotransferase family protein, with amino-acid sequence MRNSDLHTPAYQATKARLSSRFGEDVTTPWWEGLAQTLAVLGTRWKLTIGEPVGSGNTSLVLWCTMAGRGSAVLKLTPDAGIASAEATALRQWASSSRVPEVWGSDTGAVLLEAVHSGHPGPDVALSEVAGLIGDLHAAGDPSASTHDLTDRIEFIFGLYRRRYPRARGLAGGKALALRLAARPLRRVLLHGDLHPGNVLADPGRGLIAIDPRPCAGDAAVDAVDWVFLSAASARAWRRRCAELASALGFDEQRLWAWCVAFAPLLAAGTTDPAVRAELLGLTTGENQVVEE; translated from the coding sequence GTGCGGAATTCCGATCTTCACACCCCGGCCTACCAGGCGACGAAGGCTCGGTTGAGTTCGCGGTTCGGCGAGGACGTCACCACACCGTGGTGGGAAGGACTCGCCCAAACCCTTGCCGTGCTGGGAACGCGGTGGAAGCTGACCATCGGCGAACCGGTCGGCAGCGGCAACACCTCGCTCGTGCTGTGGTGCACCATGGCCGGCCGCGGTTCCGCCGTGCTCAAACTGACTCCCGACGCCGGTATCGCTTCGGCCGAAGCCACCGCGCTGCGGCAGTGGGCTTCCTCCTCCCGCGTACCGGAGGTGTGGGGCAGCGACACCGGAGCGGTGCTGCTTGAGGCCGTCCACTCCGGCCATCCCGGACCCGATGTCGCGCTGTCCGAGGTCGCCGGGCTCATCGGCGATCTGCACGCGGCAGGTGACCCCTCGGCGAGCACGCACGATCTGACCGACCGGATCGAGTTCATCTTCGGTCTCTACCGGAGGCGGTATCCGCGAGCCCGCGGCTTGGCCGGAGGGAAGGCACTCGCGCTGCGCCTGGCCGCGCGTCCGCTTCGCCGCGTGCTGCTGCACGGCGACCTGCACCCCGGCAACGTGCTCGCCGATCCGGGACGAGGGCTGATCGCGATCGACCCGAGGCCCTGCGCGGGAGACGCCGCCGTCGACGCGGTCGATTGGGTCTTCCTGTCCGCGGCCTCGGCGCGCGCGTGGCGGCGGCGCTGCGCGGAACTGGCTTCCGCGCTGGGCTTCGACGAACAGCGGCTGTGGGCGTGGTGCGTGGCCTTCGCACCGCTGCTCGCGGCGGGAACAACGGACCCGGCCGTCCGCGCGGAACTGCTCGGACTCACCACCGGAGAAAATCAGGTCGTGGAGGAGTAG
- a CDS encoding amino acid deaminase, whose product MTPVITRGHLDTTALLAAGEERLDWRFKAIPSSLWGLPLATAADARPCLFTGGFLGPVVVLEAEPLEHNLRTMAAWCAERGVALAPHGKTTMAPQLFAKQFDNGAWGITAANAAQLRVYRAFGVSRVLLANQLVDPAALRWLAGELDDDPEFEFCCWVDSVRGVELMTAALAGARRQVDVLVELGPREARRGRTGVRDEETAMAVARAAAASPALRLTGVGGYEGALEKDTTERALAHIESYVDTLRETTILLAEAGLFSDETPVIVSAGGSAYFDKVARGLTVDWPSSLDGLTVLPVLRSGAYLTHDDGRYREVSPLGAYPRVSGPPLRSALRAWAQVTSIPTNDLALLTMGKRDVSFDDGLPEPQSHRDPAGTVRPLEGHTVGKLNDQHTYLTLPPGSPLAVGDWVGFGLSHPCTVFDKWPVIPVVGEDRHTVVDFVRTYF is encoded by the coding sequence ATGACTCCGGTGATCACCAGGGGCCACCTCGACACCACGGCACTGCTGGCCGCGGGCGAGGAACGCCTCGACTGGCGCTTCAAGGCCATCCCCTCTTCGCTGTGGGGCCTGCCGCTGGCCACGGCGGCCGACGCGCGCCCTTGCCTGTTCACCGGCGGCTTCCTCGGTCCGGTCGTCGTGCTCGAAGCCGAACCACTCGAACACAACCTGCGCACCATGGCCGCCTGGTGCGCGGAGCGCGGGGTCGCGCTCGCCCCGCACGGCAAGACCACGATGGCTCCCCAGCTCTTCGCGAAGCAGTTCGACAACGGAGCGTGGGGAATCACGGCGGCCAACGCCGCGCAGCTCAGGGTCTACCGCGCCTTCGGAGTGTCCAGGGTGCTGCTGGCCAACCAGCTGGTCGACCCCGCGGCGTTGCGCTGGCTCGCCGGTGAACTGGACGACGATCCAGAGTTCGAGTTCTGCTGCTGGGTCGACTCCGTTCGCGGGGTCGAGCTGATGACCGCCGCGCTGGCCGGTGCGCGGCGGCAGGTGGACGTGCTCGTCGAACTGGGCCCGCGCGAAGCGAGGCGGGGCAGAACCGGGGTCAGGGACGAGGAAACGGCGATGGCCGTTGCTCGCGCGGCTGCCGCGAGCCCGGCGCTGCGGCTGACCGGCGTCGGCGGCTACGAGGGCGCGCTCGAAAAGGACACCACCGAACGAGCACTGGCCCACATCGAATCCTATGTGGACACACTGAGGGAAACGACGATCCTGCTCGCCGAAGCAGGGCTGTTCTCCGACGAGACGCCGGTGATCGTCAGCGCGGGCGGCAGCGCCTATTTCGACAAGGTCGCACGAGGACTCACCGTCGACTGGCCCTCCTCCCTCGACGGACTGACCGTGCTGCCGGTGCTGCGCAGCGGCGCGTACCTCACGCACGACGATGGGCGTTACCGGGAGGTGTCGCCGCTGGGCGCCTATCCGAGGGTGAGCGGCCCGCCGTTGCGCTCCGCGCTGCGCGCCTGGGCACAGGTGACGTCGATTCCCACGAACGATCTCGCGTTGCTGACGATGGGAAAACGCGACGTCTCCTTCGACGACGGCCTCCCCGAACCACAGTCACATCGCGACCCGGCGGGCACGGTACGGCCGCTGGAAGGGCACACGGTCGGCAAACTCAACGACCAGCACACCTACCTCACGCTGCCGCCCGGTTCGCCGCTCGCGGTGGGCGACTGGGTCGGTTTCGGGCTTTCCCACCCGTGCACGGTGTTCGACAAATGGCCGGTGATCCCCGTCGTCGGTGAGGACCGGCACACGGTCGTCGACTTCGTCCGCACCTACTTCTGA
- a CDS encoding response regulator, whose protein sequence is MIFVLVVEDDPVAAEAHRQYVERVPGFVVSGVVHSGNEAIRFCARHRVDVVLLDFYLPDTHGLAVCQALRAAGSTADVVAVTSARDLAVVRAAVSAGIVQYLLKPFTFATLREKLERYAEFRDQAARPGQVRGQADVDRMLGALRTSDHTALPKGMSGATLDAVSAVLAESGEGISAAGVATATGVSRVTARRYLEYLADNGLADRRPHYGSVGRPEVRYSSTT, encoded by the coding sequence ATGATCTTCGTGCTGGTCGTCGAGGACGACCCCGTCGCGGCGGAGGCACACCGGCAGTACGTCGAGCGCGTGCCGGGCTTCGTCGTCTCCGGCGTCGTGCACTCCGGCAACGAGGCGATCCGGTTTTGCGCGAGGCACAGGGTGGACGTGGTGCTGCTCGACTTCTACCTTCCCGACACCCACGGCCTCGCGGTGTGCCAGGCATTGCGGGCAGCCGGTTCCACCGCCGACGTCGTGGCCGTGACCTCGGCTCGCGATCTTGCCGTCGTCAGGGCGGCGGTGTCGGCTGGCATCGTGCAGTACCTGCTGAAGCCGTTCACGTTCGCGACGTTGCGCGAGAAACTGGAACGCTACGCGGAGTTCAGGGACCAGGCCGCGAGACCGGGGCAGGTACGCGGCCAGGCCGATGTGGACAGAATGCTGGGCGCGCTGCGCACCTCCGATCACACCGCGCTGCCCAAGGGAATGAGCGGGGCGACACTCGACGCGGTGAGCGCCGTGCTCGCCGAGTCCGGTGAAGGGATCTCCGCGGCGGGAGTGGCGACCGCGACCGGCGTTTCGCGGGTCACCGCCCGCCGCTACCTGGAATACCTTGCCGACAACGGGCTCGCCGATCGCCGCCCGCACTACGGCAGCGTCGGCCGCCCCGAAGTGCGCTACTCCTCCACGACCTGA
- a CDS encoding ATP-binding protein, translating to MHVSPKSWSLARQLLVLQLVLVGVLVAGGLALAYVDAVRAADDKAADEVTSVAATLADSPGVRLAVSGPDPSAELQPFVEQVRADTGVDFITIMDTDGVRHTHPNPELIGQTFVGNTAEALAGRPFTETYTGTLGPSVRTVTPVFDGEGTVVALVAVGITVEAITAELRERLEPLLIVAGGVLAVGVAGSWLVSARLRRQTRGVAPAELSGMFEYYTAILHAVREGLVLIGRDGRVVLCNDAARELLGLSGDVRGESVAELGLAGDLVDTMTSTRRRGDEVHVTETRVLLVNTVQVRSDDRAMGNVVTLRDHTELQGLTGELDTVRGFAESLRAQAHESANKLHAVVSLVETGRGEQAVELATAELATAQQLTDKVVGAVSEPVLAALLLGKSSEASERGAELVLTEDTAMDDTSALLDSRDLITILGNLIDNAIDAAIEGAAERAPRVVVTVRTPADELFLRVADSGGGIAPGVAQDIFRKGWSTKPGGEQGRGLGLALVGQTVRRHGGVVSVGNGDDGAAQDSGAVFTIRIPLTGRARAVAVTPGANQGGR from the coding sequence GTGCATGTTTCGCCGAAGAGCTGGAGCCTCGCCCGCCAGCTGCTGGTGCTCCAGCTCGTGCTGGTCGGGGTTCTCGTCGCCGGAGGACTCGCACTGGCCTACGTCGACGCGGTCCGCGCCGCCGACGACAAGGCGGCCGACGAGGTCACCTCCGTGGCCGCGACGCTGGCCGACTCGCCCGGCGTCCGCCTTGCCGTGTCGGGGCCCGATCCCAGCGCCGAGTTGCAGCCGTTCGTGGAGCAGGTGCGCGCCGACACCGGGGTCGACTTCATCACGATCATGGACACCGACGGCGTCCGCCACACGCATCCGAACCCGGAGCTGATCGGACAGACCTTCGTCGGCAACACCGCCGAGGCGCTCGCCGGGCGGCCGTTCACCGAGACCTACACGGGCACGCTCGGTCCGTCCGTGCGCACGGTCACCCCGGTTTTCGACGGCGAGGGCACCGTGGTGGCACTGGTGGCGGTCGGCATCACCGTCGAGGCGATCACGGCCGAACTGCGGGAACGGCTCGAACCGTTGCTGATCGTCGCCGGTGGAGTGCTCGCCGTCGGCGTCGCGGGAAGCTGGCTGGTCAGTGCACGGCTGCGCAGGCAGACGAGGGGAGTCGCACCGGCCGAGCTGAGCGGGATGTTCGAGTACTACACGGCGATCCTGCACGCGGTGCGGGAAGGACTGGTGCTGATCGGCAGGGACGGTCGCGTGGTGCTGTGCAACGATGCGGCGAGGGAACTGCTCGGCCTTTCCGGCGACGTGCGCGGCGAATCCGTCGCCGAGCTGGGCCTCGCGGGCGATCTCGTGGACACGATGACCTCGACTCGGCGGCGCGGCGACGAGGTGCACGTCACCGAGACCAGGGTGCTGCTGGTCAACACCGTGCAGGTCCGCTCGGACGACAGGGCGATGGGCAACGTCGTGACCCTGCGCGACCACACCGAGTTGCAAGGTCTCACCGGCGAACTGGACACGGTGCGCGGATTCGCCGAGTCGCTGCGGGCGCAGGCGCACGAGTCGGCGAACAAACTGCACGCCGTCGTGTCCCTCGTCGAGACCGGCCGTGGCGAGCAGGCGGTGGAGCTGGCGACGGCGGAACTGGCAACGGCACAACAGCTCACGGACAAGGTCGTCGGCGCCGTGTCCGAGCCGGTGCTCGCGGCGCTGCTGCTCGGCAAGTCGAGTGAAGCGAGCGAACGCGGAGCCGAACTGGTGCTGACCGAGGACACGGCGATGGACGACACGAGCGCGCTGCTCGACTCGCGCGACCTGATCACGATCCTCGGCAACCTGATCGACAACGCGATCGACGCCGCCATCGAGGGCGCGGCCGAACGCGCGCCGAGGGTCGTCGTGACCGTGCGCACCCCGGCGGACGAGCTGTTCCTGCGGGTCGCCGACAGTGGCGGGGGCATCGCGCCCGGCGTGGCACAGGACATCTTCCGCAAGGGCTGGTCGACCAAGCCGGGCGGTGAGCAGGGAAGGGGACTGGGCCTCGCGCTGGTGGGGCAGACCGTCCGCAGGCACGGGGGCGTCGTCTCGGTCGGCAACGGAGACGACGGCGCTGCCCAGGACTCCGGTGCGGTGTTCACCATCCGGATCCCGCTCACCGGCCGAGCACGAGCCGTCGCCGTGACGCCAGGCGCGAATCAGGGTGGACGATGA